The sequence TGAAGAAAAGTTAATTGCTTTTATAACATTGGCAGATGTTGTTAGAAATGAAAGTCTTGAACTTATAAAGAAATTAAAAAAAGAAAATATAAAAACATATATACTTACAGGTGATAATGAAAGAACTGCAAGAGTAATAGCAGAAAAATTAGGAATAGATGATGTTATTGCAGAAGTGTCCCCTGAAGATAAATATAAAAAGGTTAAGGAATTACAAGAACAAGGTAAGAAAGTTGCAATGGTTGGGGATGGAATAAATGATTCTCCTGCACTTGCACAAGCAGATGTTGGAATAGCAATAGGAAGTGGGACAGATATTGCAATAGAAAGTGCTGATATAGTTCTTATGGGAAAAGATATAAAAATTATTCTTACTGCTATAAGATTGAGTAGAGCAACTATAAAAAATATTAAAGAAAATCTATTCTGGGCATTTTTCTATAACACTTGTGGCATTCCAATAGCTGGAGGTTTACTATATTTATTCACAGGACATTTACTAAATCCTATGATAGCAGGGCTTGCTATGGGAATGAGTTCTGTATCAGTTGTAAGTAATGCTTTGAGATTAAAGAGATTTAAGTAAAAATAAGAAATTTGACATTTTAAAATATATGATATAATAAGAGAATAAAAAATAATATGGAGGATTTATGAAAAAAGTATTATCAGCATTATTATTAATTATTGCAATGGTATTATCTGCTTGTGGTGGTGTAAAATATGAATACAAAGATGGTGTGATGTATGGAGATGGAAAAGAAGCAACAGGAACATTTGAATTTAAAGCAGGTAAGTATAAAGTAAAAGCAAATTTTGTAGATGGTTTAGTTGATGGATTACTTGAAAAATATTACCCAGATGGAAGTATTATGGTAAAAGATACCTATGTAAATGGAGAAAATACAAAAGAAGAAATATATTATAAAAATGGTCAATTAATGGGTACTTTCTCAGATGATGAAGATTTAAAATTTTATTATGATGATGGAAAACTTATTATGACTTATAATGATAAAACAGGTGAAACTCTAATTTATCATGAAAATGGAAATCCTCTAATGACTACTAATAACAAAGAAACAGCTATATACAATGAAAATAATGAAATGTTATTTAAAGTAGAAAATAATAAATTAGTAGATATTGGAGCAACTTTAAAAAACTTAGAAAATGGTTCATTTGAGTTTGTAAAAGATAATAAGGTCATAGCTAAAATAGATGCTAATGGAGAGATTATTAATTACTTGTACTCAACTGGAGAAACAATGTTAAAAGTAAACGAAGCTACTGGAATAACTGAATTTTTCTTTAAAAATGGTAATACTTTTATGAAACAAGAGGGTAATAAAAGTGTTGTAAATTATAAAGATGGAAAAACATTATATGAATTAGAAGGAGATGTATGGAAATTTTATAATCAAGAAGGAGAAGAAATCATTAGTAATTTTGAATTGATTACAGATATAAAGAAAGTAGATTAAAATTTAATATGGGGGTTGAAAGAAAATTTTTTCTTTTAACCCCTTTTTATTTTAGGAGGTTTTATGAAAAAAGGAATTATATTATTAGCATTAATTTTTGGAGCTTGTGTAAATTTAGAAAATATTGGTGGTAATTCAGGAGGAGAAGTTAAAGAAATTAAAACTACTAATACAAATATAAGCACAAGTAAAAATTATGAAAAAAGAAATGGTGTCTTGTATGTAGATAATGTTCTTGCTAATGGAAAACAAGAATATAAAGAAAAGAATGGTGTTATAATAAAAGGAAATTATAGAGAAGGTTTACCTGATGGAGTACAAGAAAAATATTATCCAAGTGGTAAGATATATGGAAAAATCAATATAATAAATAATAAGACAGAGGGAACAGAAACTAATTATTATGAAAATGGAAAAACTCTTTCTCAACTAGATTATACACAAGGAAAATTAATTTCTGGAAAAATATATTATGAAAATGGAGATCTGCTCTCTAAAATTGAGGGGAAAAAAATGACCATTTTTTATTCAAGTGGTAAAAAACTATTCACTATGGATAAGTCAGACATAGCTGTATATCATGAAAATGGAAAAGAAGTTTTTTCTAATTCAGATGATGGAATTAAAATAAATGGAGAAGCTGCTGAAAAATCTATTTTAGATATGTTTTCAAAAAATAATTTATTAAAAACAGCATTTTATTTATTGACTTCTAGTACAGTTCAAGCAGAGTACAAGAATGGAAAACCTTCTATACAGCTACAAGGAACAACAGCTGTGATGTATTATGAAAGTGGAAAAATACTGTTAGAGCTATCTCCAAGTTTAGATGGAACAGTAAATAGTAAAATTTACTATGAAAATGGTCAATTAATGCAAGTGGAAGATAGAAATAAATCAGGTAGAAGTGTAAAAGTATATGATAAAGCAGGGAATTTAATCTCTGATACTACTTATTCAAAAGAACATGAAATAAGACAAATATTTTAAGGATGAAAAATCAGTGTTTATTTTTACACTGATTTTTTTAAATAGCTTAAATATTTGATATATATTTTATAATTTTTTAGTGTTTATCAAAATCAATGGGTATAATTTTTTTTTAAATAGAAATAGAACAAAATAATAAAAAATTAAACTTAAATTAATTTAGTGAACAAAAAATTTTAAAAAAAAACAAAGCCTAAAAAAAGAAAAAATCTAATATTGACAAGGTTAAACTAATAAAGTATACTTTATTTAACATAATTTTATTTTAAAAAATTTTTTAAATTAAAAGGGGGATTTTATGAAAGCAAAAATTTTATTATGCTCAATGTTAATATTGGGATCATTATCTTATGCATCTGAAACAGATTCAGTAGCACAAGAAGTAATGAATGAAGTAAAAAATATTGAAGCAGAATACCAAGCATTAGTACAAAAGGAAATGGAAAGAAAGGAAGAGTTTAGACAAGAAAAAGAAACTCTTGAAAAAGAAGTACAAGAATTAAAGGAAAGACAACTAGGAAGAGAAGAACTTTATGCTAAATTAAAAGAAGACTCAAAAATAAGATGGCATAGAGACAAGTACAAGAAACTACTAAAAAGATTTGACGAATACTACAACAAACTAGAACAAAAGATAGCAGACAAAGAACAACAAATAGTAGAATTAACAAAATTATTAGAAGTATTAAATTAATTGGGAGGGCAGTATGAAAAAATTTATAAAATCTATTCTATTTTTATGTGCAATATCTTCTTTAGCATATGCAGAAGAAGCAGCTCCAGATGTAACATCAGGAACAACAATGAGCGCAGAAGAGCAAAAAGAAGCAATGGATATCTTAGATAGAATGAGAGAAAAAATAGAAAAAGAAGAAGCAGAGAAAGCAAAACTTATAGCAGAAGCAAAAGAACTAGGGATGTCACCTAGCGAAGTAGCATCAATGGATAATGTAGAAGAAATGCTTGAAGCAAAAAGAGCAGCAGAAGCAAAACCAAAGACAGAAGCAGAAAAATTAGAATTAACAAGAAAGAAAGCGCTAAATAAATTAGATTTCTATGAAAGAGTGGTAAGAAGTGTAGCAAGAGAAGAAAATGAAGTAAGTGACTACTACGGGGTTATGGGGGAAGAAAAACAAAGATCAACTGTATATCTTGGAACTGCAGAAGCAGCAGCTGAACAACAAGTCGAACAAAACGCAGCACCAGCAGAAATTCAACCAGAAACACCAGAAGAAGCAGCAAAATAATAATAAAATTAATAAAATACTAAGGGGGCAAAAGTGAAAAATAAAATATTATTTGGAACAATGTTAGCATTACTTTTAGTAGGCTCAGTTTCATTTGCAGATGATGATGCAGATAAAAAGAGATTATTAGAAGAATATGATAAAATGCAAGCAGAAAAAGCAAAAGAAGCAGAAAGAATGGCAAAAGAAAATCCACAAGCAACAGAAGTTGTAGGAGAAAATGGAGAAGTAGTTGTAACAGAAGGAGAAGAAGTTGCAATGGCTCCAAAAAAATCTGAGAAAGATATGACAGAATCAGAAAGAATGGATGTAGAAGTTCAAAGAATCAAAAAAAGAATGTTAGAAATAAATGATAAGATTGAAAACTACAATAAAACAAATGAAATGATAGACAACTTAGAAAAGAATGTTGGGGAATTAGAAAGAAAAGTAAATTACTAAAAAGGAGAGAAAGAATATGAAAAAATTAGCGATATTAGCATTAGGAGTACTATCATTAGTAGCATGTACTGATCAAAAAGTAGTAAATTACAATACAGCAAGATTAGATATAGTAGAGGACTATTTAAGAAATCATAAATATGTAAAACCATCAGAAAACTTAGATAAATTAATAGAAGATGGAAAAATAGAATATGCAGAAGAATATGTATCATTAGAAAAGGAGGCTAAACAATGGGAAAGAGAAAAAACTCAACAACAATAATGGTAATGTTGTTCTTATTAATATTTTCTTTACCAGCATTAGCAGTACAAGCCTTAACAACAACTCAAATGCGTGAAAATAGTATAAGAATAAATGCGCTAGAATTAAAGAATGTAGATATATTAAATTCAGAAGCACCAAAAGAAATGACAATAGTATTAGACGAAAGATCATTAAATTTTGATTTTGATAAATCAAATGTAAAACCACAATATTATGATTTATTAAATAATATAAAAGAATTTGTAGAACAAAATAACTATGAAATAACAATAGTAGGACATACAGACTCAATAGGAAGTAATGCATATAACTTTAAACTTTCAAGAAGAAGAGCAGAAAGTGTAAAAGCAAAATTATTAGAATTTGGATTATCAGAAGATAGAATAGTAGGAATAGAAGCAATGGGAGAAGAACAACCAATAGCAACTAATGCGACAAAAGAAGGAAGAGCACAAAACAGAAGAGTTGAATTTAAGTTAGTTCAAAGAGAAACTGTTCAAGGAACAACAGCCACTCCAGAAGCAAGTGAAAATAAATAGGGGGTCGAGATGGGAAATAATAATCTATATAAAGTAGAAAACACTTTACGTTCAATAGCAAAAAGATACAAAAGTGTAAAATATTCACTAGGTTTAGCAATATTATTCTTGATGATGGGAGTAGGAGCTTTTTCTGAAGAGGTGAATCCAACAGCAAATGGAGTACCAACAAGAGAAGAAATAGCGACATCAAGAGAAAATTTAAGAAACTCAGTAGGAAGTTTGCAATCTAAGATAGACGAAGCAAGAGCAGAAAACTCAGAAAGTTTAGCAGGCTTAAGATTAGAATTAATACAATTAATGGAACAAGGGGATCAAGTAGTAAAATCACCTTGGATGTCATGGCAATTTGGAATAAACTATATGTACAGTAAATGGAATGGTACATATAAAGGAAAAGGAGATAAGGCAGAAAAATATCCATTTGAAGGAATATTTACAAGAGATACAAATTTATTCAATAGATATATGCCTACAAATAGTGAAAATTATTCATTATTGCCTAAATCAAGTAACCCTAGAACTGCTACTTCAAATTCAAGAGCAAATCTAAATGGATATGGGATTGCAAGCACTCAACCTGTCCCAGAACCATCTGTTGAAACAGAAGTAAATGCTGGAATAAATCCTAAAAGTATAAATAAAGTACCTTTAAATATTGCTGCTAAAGTTGCAAATTCACCAATATTACCAGAGGCAGTAAAATTTGCACCTATAGATCCAAAAATAGTTATACCTGCTGATCCAGATTTACCAGAAGCACCTAAATTTTCAGTAGTACTAGGTGCAGATTGTAATGAAGGATGTAATAGTAATAGTAGTACTCCTAGACAAAATACAAAAGGAGGATTTTTAAGCTCAGGAGATAATGCAAGTAAACAAAATATAGATGTAATTTTACACTATACTTGGCGAAATAATAGTGGAGCAGAAAAATCTTATGCATTTAAAATGTATAAAGAATCTAATACTTCAGCTTTACCTGCACCACCTGATGGAGGAAATACATATTATTTTAACTCATATAACTTTGGTGGAACAAAAGAATTTGCAAGTGGTGTTGTAAATTCACAAGGAACAGATAAAAACCATCAACACTTCTTTATAGGAGGATCTAGATTTTGGGAAATTGATAATAGATCTTCAGGAACATTTGAATTTCCAAATGGAAAAACATTAAATTTGGGAGGAATTCTTACTCTTGGTCTTGTATCACAGGAAAATGGAACAGAATTGAAAAACTCTGGAACAATGACTGATATAGAGGAAAAAGATGAGAAATGGATTAAAGAAATGCCTTATGATGCTGGAAAAGATTATTTAACTATAAAAGGTCCAACAGAAGATTATAAAGTAAAAAGAAGTGGAGAAGGGTATGTAGGTTATAAGGTTGGAATTGCACAAGTTCAAGAAAATGGTCCATCTCAATTTGATGGAAATAAACAAAAAATGACAAACTCTTCAACAGGAAAGATTAATTTCTTTGGAGAAAGATCTATTGGTATGTATGTATATTTACCAGGAAATACAACTCATGCAATAATGAGAAATGAAGGAGAAATTAATTTAAGAGGAAGCGAAAGCTATGGTATGAAAATAGCTGCAAAGTCTGCTGACAGAGCAGAAATGGTAAATACCTCAACAGGAAAAATTACATTAGGTAAAAATGGTAAAGACAGTGCAAGTAACTCAATTGCTATGGCATTAACTGCTGATAGTACAGTTACTAATGGTGTAAGCTTAAAAAGAGGAAATGCAAGAAATGAAGGAACAATAACAGTAAAAGATGTTCAAAATTCATTAGGAGCTTATGTAAATGTAAATTCTAGTATAACAAATACAGCTACAGGAAAAATTAATATTAATTCAACTATAGCAGAATTAACAGCAGCAGAAAAAGCTGCTAATAAAAAGCAAGCATACAATATGGGAATGAGAGCAGATACAGTTTCTGGTGCTGAAATCATTAATAATGGTGAAATAACTATTGATGGAGCTCATGCTATTGGTATGTTAGCTAATGGTTCTAAATTAGTAAATACTAAAACAATAAGCAGTACCAATGTAAAAAATGGTATAGGTATTGTAGGTATGAATGGAGCAACAGTTGAGAATAGTGGAACTATAAAAGTTGTTGGTACAGGAAATACAAATAATATAGGAATACTTATAAATGGTTCAACAGGAACTGTTGGAACACCAGCAGGAGCAACTCCACCTTCAATAGAAGTTTCAGGAGATAACTCTACTGGAGCTTTAGTAACTGGGGCTGGAAGTTCATTAACTATGAAAGGAAATGTAACAGTTTCTGGAAATAGTATCACAGGTATAGTAGCTAATGGAACAACTGTTAAGTTAGAAGGCGATGCAACTGTAAAAGTTGATAATAATGGAGCAGAAGCAGGAGAAATTAATAAAAAAGGTTCTTATGGAATAGTTGTAAAAGGTTCAGCAGGAAAATTTGAAGGAAAGGATACAACAGTTAATACAAAAGTAACAACAGATAAGTCAATAGGGCTATATTCTGAAGGAGAGTTAATTGTAAAGAAAGCTAATGTAACTGCAACAGATGGAGCAATAAACTTCTTTGCAAAAGATGGTAAGATAAATATAAATGGTGGAGGAACAACAATAACTGGTCAAAAGTCATTATTATTCTATACAAGTGGAAGTGGAAAAGTTACTCTTGGTGGAGCAATGACAGCTACAATAAAAGGTGGAACTACTCCAAGTACAAGAGGAACAGCTTTCTATTATGTTTCTCCAATAAGATATGGAGCATTTAATACAGGAGCTATTCAAAATTATTTTAATAATACTTTTGGAAATGGAACAAGTACATTAAATCATTTGACATTAAATATGGAACAAGGTTCAAGATTGTTTGTAGCTTCTAATGTTGGAATGAATTTATCAGATACATCAGCAACAAATTTAATGTCTGGTATAACAAATGCACCAACAATAACAGGTTCTAATTATAAGACATTTATGTTATATTTAAGTAAATTAACAATAAATCAAGCTGTTGATTTGAATGATTCAAATAGTAACTATGCTCAATTAGAAATTGCAAATTCATCTATTGAAAATGCAAATAATATGACAGGAACCCAAAATAGACAAGTTGCTATGGCACAAGAAAATGGAAATGATACATCAGGTGCTGGTTATGAATCTAAAGAAGTTACATTAACAAATACAGCAACAGGAGTAATTAATTTAACAGGAGAAGAAACAACTGGTATCTATGCTAAAAGAGGTAGAATAGTAAATGCTGGAAAAATAAGTGTAGGTAAAAAGTCTACTGGAATATATTTAGTTGAAGATGATCGTAGTCCAGCAGCAGCGGCTGTTGGTGCTACTGCAACAAATGATGCTTCAGGAGTAATAACAGTAGGAGAAAATTCAACAGGAATTTATTACAAAGTTAAAAATGATAATGCTGATGGAAAAGGAACAAATACAGGAGTTTCAGGAGGAATATCAAATGATGGTAGAATAGAATCTACTGCAAAAGATGTCATAGCAATGTCATTTGATAGCCCATATTCTTCTAAAACTGTAAAAAATGAACACACAGGTGTAATTGATTTACAAGGAGAAAATTCAACAGGAATATTTGCAACAGGAGCAGGAACTTATACAGCTATAAATGAAGGTAAAATAAAATTAGCTTCATCTACTAATGTTAATACACCTAATATTGGAGTGTACACAGATAAAAGTACTATAACATTAGAAAGTGATGGAACAATAGAAGGTGGAGATAAAACAGTAGGAATATATGGATATGGTGTTAATTTAAAAACTAATGCTATAACTAAAGTTGGAACTGGAGGAACAGGAGTATATTCTAAAGGTGGAAATATTACAATAAATGGTGGAACATTATCTGTTGGGGAAAATGGAGCAGAAGGTTCAAATGATGCAGTTGGAGTATATTATGTTGGAGCTGGAGGAACAATAACAAATAATGCAGCTAATGTAAATATTGGTAATAGTGCATATGGTTTTGTTGTTCAAAATGAAAATGGAGCAGCAGTGACATTAAAAACAAGTACACCAAATGTAACATTAAAAAATGATACAGTATATGCATATTCAAATAATAGAGCAGGGTCTGTAACAAATACATCAGTTTTAAACTCAACAGGAAATGGAAACTATGGAATTTATAGTGCAGGTACTGTGGCAAATAATGGAAATATA is a genomic window of Fusobacterium nucleatum containing:
- a CDS encoding toxin-antitoxin system YwqK family antitoxin; its protein translation is MKKVLSALLLIIAMVLSACGGVKYEYKDGVMYGDGKEATGTFEFKAGKYKVKANFVDGLVDGLLEKYYPDGSIMVKDTYVNGENTKEEIYYKNGQLMGTFSDDEDLKFYYDDGKLIMTYNDKTGETLIYHENGNPLMTTNNKETAIYNENNEMLFKVENNKLVDIGATLKNLENGSFEFVKDNKVIAKIDANGEIINYLYSTGETMLKVNEATGITEFFFKNGNTFMKQEGNKSVVNYKDGKTLYELEGDVWKFYNQEGEEIISNFELITDIKKVD
- a CDS encoding OmpA family protein; this encodes MGKRKNSTTIMVMLFLLIFSLPALAVQALTTTQMRENSIRINALELKNVDILNSEAPKEMTIVLDERSLNFDFDKSNVKPQYYDLLNNIKEFVEQNNYEITIVGHTDSIGSNAYNFKLSRRRAESVKAKLLEFGLSEDRIVGIEAMGEEQPIATNATKEGRAQNRRVEFKLVQRETVQGTTATPEASENK
- a CDS encoding autotransporter-associated N-terminal domain-containing protein; translated protein: MGNNNLYKVENTLRSIAKRYKSVKYSLGLAILFLMMGVGAFSEEVNPTANGVPTREEIATSRENLRNSVGSLQSKIDEARAENSESLAGLRLELIQLMEQGDQVVKSPWMSWQFGINYMYSKWNGTYKGKGDKAEKYPFEGIFTRDTNLFNRYMPTNSENYSLLPKSSNPRTATSNSRANLNGYGIASTQPVPEPSVETEVNAGINPKSINKVPLNIAAKVANSPILPEAVKFAPIDPKIVIPADPDLPEAPKFSVVLGADCNEGCNSNSSTPRQNTKGGFLSSGDNASKQNIDVILHYTWRNNSGAEKSYAFKMYKESNTSALPAPPDGGNTYYFNSYNFGGTKEFASGVVNSQGTDKNHQHFFIGGSRFWEIDNRSSGTFEFPNGKTLNLGGILTLGLVSQENGTELKNSGTMTDIEEKDEKWIKEMPYDAGKDYLTIKGPTEDYKVKRSGEGYVGYKVGIAQVQENGPSQFDGNKQKMTNSSTGKINFFGERSIGMYVYLPGNTTHAIMRNEGEINLRGSESYGMKIAAKSADRAEMVNTSTGKITLGKNGKDSASNSIAMALTADSTVTNGVSLKRGNARNEGTITVKDVQNSLGAYVNVNSSITNTATGKININSTIAELTAAEKAANKKQAYNMGMRADTVSGAEIINNGEITIDGAHAIGMLANGSKLVNTKTISSTNVKNGIGIVGMNGATVENSGTIKVVGTGNTNNIGILINGSTGTVGTPAGATPPSIEVSGDNSTGALVTGAGSSLTMKGNVTVSGNSITGIVANGTTVKLEGDATVKVDNNGAEAGEINKKGSYGIVVKGSAGKFEGKDTTVNTKVTTDKSIGLYSEGELIVKKANVTATDGAINFFAKDGKININGGGTTITGQKSLLFYTSGSGKVTLGGAMTATIKGGTTPSTRGTAFYYVSPIRYGAFNTGAIQNYFNNTFGNGTSTLNHLTLNMEQGSRLFVASNVGMNLSDTSATNLMSGITNAPTITGSNYKTFMLYLSKLTINQAVDLNDSNSNYAQLEIANSSIENANNMTGTQNRQVAMAQENGNDTSGAGYESKEVTLTNTATGVINLTGEETTGIYAKRGRIVNAGKISVGKKSTGIYLVEDDRSPAAAAVGATATNDASGVITVGENSTGIYYKVKNDNADGKGTNTGVSGGISNDGRIESTAKDVIAMSFDSPYSSKTVKNEHTGVIDLQGENSTGIFATGAGTYTAINEGKIKLASSTNVNTPNIGVYTDKSTITLESDGTIEGGDKTVGIYGYGVNLKTNAITKVGTGGTGVYSKGGNITINGGTLSVGENGAEGSNDAVGVYYVGAGGTITNNAANVNIGNSAYGFVVQNENGAAVTLKTSTPNVTLKNDTVYAYSNNRAGSVTNTSVLNSTGNGNYGIYSAGTVANNGNINFGTGIGNVGMYSILGGTATNNARITVGASDAATEKFGIGMAAGYKSSDSGNIINSFTGVINVTGKNSIGMYATGPSSTATNKGTINLSGENSVGMYLDNGATGINEGTITTVGSPKGAKGVVLSNNSKLINRAGAKININSAEGFGIYRVNSEETNITVANYGDITVGGGATTSGEFDPTGGKPLEKTAGGVSLKSPKGTNDINITVNGKPVPNVEKVTNPIGHRGDALISSLGMYVDTLRGTNPINGLSKLNVKKAELLYGVEAAENSNSKYFEVSGKILKPYQDAVKNAQGIKWSHNSAAFTWMALPTVDSNGVPLKVGMAKIPYTAFAGKEPMPVEVSDTYNFLDGLEQRYDKNALDSREKLLFNKLNGIGNNESVLFYQAVDEMMGHQYANVQQRIQSTGIILDKEFKYLRDEWRTASKDSNKIKAFGTRGEYKTDTAGVIDYKNHAYGVAYVHENEDIKLGRGIGWYTGIVHNTFKFKDIGNSKEQMLQAKVGLLKSVPFDDNNSLNWTISGDIFVGRNRMHRKYLVVDEIFNAKARYYTYGIGVKNEIGKEFRLSESFTLRPYAALKLEYGRVSKIREKSGEVKLEVKQNQYFSVKPEIGAELGFKHYFGMKALKTTLGVAYENELGRVANGKNKARVADTSADWFNIRGEKEDRRGNVKFDLNVGIDNTRVGVTANAGYDTKGHNLRGGLGLRVIF
- a CDS encoding adhesion protein FadA, which codes for MKAKILLCSMLILGSLSYASETDSVAQEVMNEVKNIEAEYQALVQKEMERKEEFRQEKETLEKEVQELKERQLGREELYAKLKEDSKIRWHRDKYKKLLKRFDEYYNKLEQKIADKEQQIVELTKLLEVLN
- a CDS encoding FAD-I family protein: MKNKILFGTMLALLLVGSVSFADDDADKKRLLEEYDKMQAEKAKEAERMAKENPQATEVVGENGEVVVTEGEEVAMAPKKSEKDMTESERMDVEVQRIKKRMLEINDKIENYNKTNEMIDNLEKNVGELERKVNY
- a CDS encoding toxin-antitoxin system YwqK family antitoxin gives rise to the protein MKKGIILLALIFGACVNLENIGGNSGGEVKEIKTTNTNISTSKNYEKRNGVLYVDNVLANGKQEYKEKNGVIIKGNYREGLPDGVQEKYYPSGKIYGKINIINNKTEGTETNYYENGKTLSQLDYTQGKLISGKIYYENGDLLSKIEGKKMTIFYSSGKKLFTMDKSDIAVYHENGKEVFSNSDDGIKINGEAAEKSILDMFSKNNLLKTAFYLLTSSTVQAEYKNGKPSIQLQGTTAVMYYESGKILLELSPSLDGTVNSKIYYENGQLMQVEDRNKSGRSVKVYDKAGNLISDTTYSKEHEIRQIF